In Drosophila suzukii chromosome Y, CBGP_Dsuzu_IsoJpt1.0, whole genome shotgun sequence, the following proteins share a genomic window:
- the LOC139353536 gene encoding uncharacterized protein, which produces MIARAEGFSPEASSDPDLHTGKRRSPVGYAMTVRDSAARQMAILLRAARRPLEVPERRMTRYSGTDSPGNVDVVVDWERPFLLVADTGRTDTVCWAANSGWQLNLP; this is translated from the exons ATGATAGCCCGGGCGGAAGGCTTCTCGCCGGAGGCCAGCAGTGATCCGGATCTCCACACAGGAAAAAGGCGCTCTCCGGTGGGTTATGCAATGACAGTCCGAGATTCGGCTGCCAGACAAATGGCGATTCTTCTCAGAGCCGCAAGGCGACCGCTGGAAGTTCCCGAGAGGAGGATGACGCGGTACTCCGGAACGGACTCACCGGGAAATGTGGACGTCGTCGTCGACTGGGAAAGGCCCTTCTTGCTGGTCGCTGATACGGGTCGAACGGACACCGTTTGCTGGGCCGCCAATTCGGGCTGGCAG CTGAATTTGCCTTGA